The following are encoded in a window of Flavobacterium cupriresistens genomic DNA:
- a CDS encoding glycoside hydrolase family 25 protein → MDRYKVIVPRLNVRKAPVADFKTQNIISQVTQDMILELEPETNIPNPGLGKWLKDSLGQYYWANGLAKLSAAPAAATPPTSTPAAAPTPPAPAPTSPSTVSLKGLPTNLPANYQLGVDVSHHNAKPDWTGFVKAGVRFSYIKLSEGVGTPDAKAKENAQNAVSKNIKIGYYHFCRPDTRNGGTVVSDATAEANEALNLMKALPKSNLALVMDLEDQASWDTPLKPADYMLWIKTFASIIQTGMSAAPIIYSRKEYLDRKLAKTHTLGNLKLWISYYPAQPNCLKVTIPNGWTDWAIWQYTESGAIGQNPKIDLNILKDNSVFINP, encoded by the coding sequence ATGGACCGATATAAAGTAATAGTACCGCGACTTAACGTACGTAAAGCTCCGGTAGCCGATTTTAAAACACAAAATATCATTTCTCAGGTAACACAAGATATGATACTCGAATTAGAACCAGAAACCAATATACCTAATCCTGGTTTAGGAAAATGGTTAAAGGATAGCCTTGGACAATATTATTGGGCAAATGGCTTGGCAAAACTAAGCGCTGCACCTGCCGCTGCTACTCCTCCTACGTCTACACCAGCAGCAGCACCTACACCACCAGCTCCCGCTCCTACATCTCCATCTACCGTAAGTTTAAAGGGGCTTCCGACAAATCTTCCTGCCAACTACCAATTAGGAGTTGATGTTTCGCATCATAATGCTAAACCGGATTGGACTGGATTTGTTAAAGCCGGAGTTCGTTTTTCGTATATAAAACTATCCGAAGGTGTTGGAACTCCGGATGCAAAGGCAAAAGAAAATGCTCAAAATGCAGTAAGTAAAAACATCAAAATTGGTTATTATCATTTCTGTCGTCCTGATACCCGAAATGGAGGAACCGTTGTTTCTGATGCCACTGCAGAAGCCAATGAAGCACTCAATTTGATGAAAGCCTTACCCAAATCCAATTTAGCTTTAGTAATGGATTTGGAAGATCAGGCGAGCTGGGACACTCCTTTAAAACCAGCCGACTATATGCTGTGGATTAAAACCTTTGCTTCCATTATCCAAACAGGTATGAGCGCAGCACCGATAATCTATAGTCGTAAAGAGTATCTGGACAGAAAGCTAGCCAAAACACACACTTTAGGCAATCTGAAACTATGGATCTCTTATTATCCAGCACAACCAAACTGTCTAAAGGTGACAATACCTAATGGATGGACAGATTGGGCGATCTGGCAATATACCGAAAGCGGAGCTATTGGTCAGAATCCTAAGATCGACCTTAATATTTTAAAAGATAATTCGGTATTTATAAATCCTTAA
- a CDS encoding lipase/acyltransferase domain-containing protein has protein sequence MKPIIFIPGIQATSLVNSNTFDFNYIWNAYDTLSTSIGTAITGPYIKEYLQLNPLYDQSIESIVERNHIARFPYENSILKLKAKLNDNPLYKDTPIYLFGYDWRMSNMESAKRLKLYVEYLRNKLKGQNIEGFRFVTHSMGGLVLTCYLNLLKEDYSGIDKIVMNAPPFLGSPYAMVHMVKGDGGLRSILNWAIGRNEDMRKVIRTYPGVYELLPVYANAMIYKDDKQPLNLFEKKYWQNNIYDDIEELFDARLALLKEFHGPTGSKNLSELPQAVKDKMVIVVGEKDNTYTQLLVDKKKFTTKNLVDLDSLKKGIDSGDGTVPFKSSSIYAKDITTLAVKKENFFDEISNNLDFHGLFLKDSRVQNIVERFLNTEDIIPGGIKNWWEVPNHSVRKV, from the coding sequence ATGAAACCAATTATTTTTATCCCCGGTATTCAAGCCACCAGTTTAGTCAACAGCAATACTTTTGATTTCAATTATATCTGGAATGCTTATGACACTTTAAGTACTTCTATCGGTACAGCAATCACAGGACCTTATATTAAAGAATACCTGCAATTGAATCCGCTTTACGATCAGAGTATTGAATCCATTGTCGAACGCAATCATATTGCGCGGTTTCCATATGAGAACAGTATACTTAAACTGAAAGCTAAGCTTAATGACAATCCGCTTTATAAAGATACACCCATCTATTTGTTTGGTTACGATTGGCGAATGTCGAATATGGAAAGTGCCAAAAGGCTCAAATTATATGTAGAATACCTTCGCAATAAATTAAAAGGCCAAAACATTGAAGGATTCCGATTTGTCACGCACAGCATGGGAGGATTGGTCTTAACCTGTTATTTGAATCTTTTAAAAGAAGACTATTCCGGTATTGACAAAATCGTAATGAATGCTCCGCCATTTTTAGGTTCCCCTTATGCGATGGTGCATATGGTAAAAGGAGATGGTGGATTACGCAGCATCCTCAACTGGGCCATTGGCAGAAATGAAGACATGCGAAAAGTAATTCGTACCTATCCCGGAGTTTACGAATTACTCCCGGTATACGCAAATGCTATGATTTATAAAGATGATAAACAACCCTTAAATCTTTTCGAAAAAAAATACTGGCAAAACAATATTTATGATGACATTGAAGAACTTTTCGATGCACGATTAGCGCTATTAAAAGAGTTTCATGGACCTACCGGCTCTAAAAACTTATCGGAATTACCACAAGCCGTAAAAGACAAAATGGTGATTGTAGTAGGAGAAAAAGACAATACCTATACACAATTATTGGTTGACAAAAAGAAGTTCACTACCAAAAACCTGGTGGATTTAGATTCTCTAAAAAAAGGAATTGATTCCGGAGACGGCACCGTACCTTTTAAGAGCTCGTCGATATATGCCAAGGACATTACTACATTGGCTGTGAAAAAAGAAAACTTTTTTGATGAAATAAGTAATAATTTAGATTTTCATGGCTTGTTTCTGAAAGACAGCCGTGTACAAAACATTGTAGAACGCTTTCTGAATACCGAAGATATAATCCCCGGTGGAATAAAAAATTGGTGGGAAGTACCCAATCACAGTGTTAGAAAAGTCTAA
- a CDS encoding beta-ketoacyl-ACP synthase III: MTRNNLAAITAVGGYVPSTVLDNYQLEKMVDTSNDWILSRTGIQERRILTDPEKATSDMAAEAIKDLLENSDTNPEEIDCLVLATATPDQLLAPTAPVVCQKAGLTNAWGFDLNGACSGFLYALSTAAALIESGRHKKVIVVGVDTMSRIIDYTDRNTCVLFGDGAGAVLLEASENNGLKDFVLKTNGAGSEFLSVSGGGSLKPFHDGTLENREQFVKQDGRTVFKNAIESMTNTCNEILERNLLDVTDVDWVIPHQANIRIINAVASNLNVPMEKVKVNIERYGNTTAATIPLCLWDFKNDFKTGDRLLLTAFGAGFTFGSCYLSWGK, from the coding sequence ATGACAAGAAATAATTTAGCAGCTATTACGGCTGTAGGTGGCTATGTTCCTAGCACTGTACTGGATAATTATCAACTTGAAAAAATGGTCGATACTTCAAACGACTGGATTTTATCAAGAACAGGAATACAAGAGAGACGTATACTGACTGATCCCGAAAAAGCAACTTCAGACATGGCTGCAGAGGCCATAAAAGACCTTTTAGAAAATTCTGATACTAATCCCGAAGAAATCGATTGTTTGGTACTGGCAACAGCAACACCGGATCAATTACTGGCTCCTACAGCACCTGTAGTATGTCAGAAAGCTGGACTTACAAATGCTTGGGGATTTGACCTTAACGGAGCGTGTAGTGGTTTCTTGTATGCTTTATCAACTGCTGCGGCATTAATAGAATCAGGGAGACATAAAAAAGTAATCGTTGTGGGTGTAGATACCATGAGCAGGATTATCGATTATACAGACCGCAATACCTGTGTATTGTTTGGAGATGGTGCAGGTGCCGTACTATTGGAAGCCTCTGAAAACAATGGATTAAAGGATTTTGTATTAAAAACCAATGGAGCGGGCAGCGAATTTCTGTCGGTTTCAGGAGGAGGTTCTCTTAAACCTTTTCATGATGGTACATTAGAGAATCGGGAACAATTCGTAAAACAGGACGGAAGAACTGTATTTAAGAATGCTATTGAAAGCATGACCAATACGTGCAATGAAATCCTGGAACGCAATCTTTTGGACGTGACAGATGTGGATTGGGTGATCCCGCATCAGGCCAATATTCGTATTATAAATGCTGTAGCGAGTAATTTAAATGTACCAATGGAAAAAGTAAAGGTAAATATTGAGCGTTATGGTAACACTACAGCTGCTACAATACCTTTATGCTTATGGGATTTTAAAAATGATTTCAAAACAGGAGATCGATTATTACTGACTGCATTTGGAGCCGGATTTACATTTGGAAGCTGCTACTTGAGCTGGGGAAAATAA
- a CDS encoding putative quinol monooxygenase — MENTFKAIAFLKAKSGKNQLLKEALLALIEPTRNEEGCLEYVLYEDHKSSGAFYMNEEFKNAEAFEAHIQTDHFQNFAKRTDELLSDPVNVVRISQVSN, encoded by the coding sequence ATGGAAAATACATTTAAGGCGATCGCATTTTTGAAAGCGAAATCGGGTAAAAATCAATTGTTGAAAGAAGCTTTACTGGCTTTAATTGAACCTACCAGAAATGAAGAAGGATGTCTGGAGTATGTACTTTATGAAGATCACAAGAGTTCGGGGGCATTTTATATGAATGAAGAATTTAAAAATGCAGAAGCATTTGAGGCACATATCCAAACAGATCATTTTCAAAACTTTGCAAAAAGGACCGACGAGTTGTTAAGTGATCCGGTAAATGTTGTTCGGATTAGTCAGGTTTCGAACTAA
- a CDS encoding alkene reductase yields MKEMKLFQTYKGDKIQTKNRFLMAPMTRSRTTQPGDIPNALMAEYYKQRSSAGLIITEATQISLQGKGYAKTPGIYTKEQIDGWKLTTDAVHEKGGTIFLQLWHVGRVSSSKVNGLQPIGPSGVIAKDTNVYIFDGAPNGDATFVPVEEPKEMSQNDIDRVIEEFVEGAKNAILAGFDGVEIHGANGYLIDQFLRSNSNKRTDAYGGSQENRIRILLEITAAIVAAIGKEKTGVRLSPFISFKDMNDPEILETIMLAAKELNKLDIAYIHLCEADWDDAPVIPNDFRKALRANFKNTIIATGNKSPEEGEVLLIEDLVDLIGFGRKFLTNPDYPQRVLTNAPLNVISDNHTLFGGGGARGYTDYPFL; encoded by the coding sequence ATGAAAGAAATGAAACTATTCCAAACTTATAAAGGGGATAAAATACAGACTAAAAATCGTTTTCTCATGGCCCCCATGACCCGTTCAAGAACGACACAACCCGGCGATATTCCCAATGCATTAATGGCCGAATATTATAAACAACGAAGCTCGGCAGGATTAATTATTACCGAGGCTACACAGATTTCATTACAAGGAAAGGGGTATGCCAAAACACCCGGTATTTATACTAAGGAGCAAATCGATGGCTGGAAACTAACGACCGATGCCGTGCATGAAAAAGGAGGCACAATATTTTTGCAGTTGTGGCATGTTGGGCGAGTATCGAGTTCAAAAGTAAACGGTTTACAACCGATCGGACCGTCAGGAGTAATTGCGAAAGATACCAATGTCTATATTTTTGATGGAGCTCCAAACGGTGACGCCACTTTTGTTCCTGTTGAAGAACCAAAGGAGATGTCTCAGAACGATATTGATCGTGTTATAGAAGAATTTGTAGAGGGTGCAAAAAATGCTATTTTGGCCGGATTTGACGGTGTTGAAATACACGGTGCAAACGGTTATTTGATCGATCAGTTTTTAAGAAGCAACAGCAACAAAAGAACGGATGCTTATGGAGGATCGCAAGAAAACAGAATCCGTATTTTATTGGAAATAACTGCGGCGATAGTAGCAGCAATTGGTAAGGAAAAAACCGGTGTGAGACTTTCTCCTTTTATTAGTTTTAAAGACATGAATGATCCGGAAATATTAGAAACCATTATGCTGGCTGCTAAAGAATTAAACAAATTAGACATTGCCTACATACATCTTTGTGAAGCAGATTGGGATGATGCACCAGTTATACCCAATGATTTTAGAAAGGCGTTAAGAGCCAATTTTAAAAACACCATAATCGCAACGGGAAACAAAAGTCCTGAAGAGGGAGAGGTTTTACTAATTGAAGATTTGGTAGATTTAATCGGATTTGGTCGAAAGTTTCTGACGAATCCCGATTATCCACAACGCGTATTAACGAATGCACCTCTTAATGTGATTTCAGACAATCATACTTTGTTTGGAGGAGGGGGCGCCAGAGGGTATACGGATTATCCGTTTTTATGA
- a CDS encoding cupin domain-containing protein translates to MKNMIATLINPPENWSFWTAEKISELENATDNFKVGEQLVLENNEFKIWTIHLPPGESMPFHTHSKRYFWTALSAGKSISYYNDGSVLETQYEVNDVKYFSDLSDANFFTHNLENTGSTELIFMTVEFLKELDVENI, encoded by the coding sequence TTGAAGAATATGATAGCTACATTAATTAATCCGCCGGAGAATTGGAGTTTTTGGACAGCAGAGAAAATTTCGGAACTGGAAAATGCTACAGACAATTTTAAGGTTGGAGAACAGTTGGTTTTAGAGAATAATGAATTTAAGATTTGGACCATACATCTACCGCCAGGCGAAAGCATGCCATTTCATACGCATTCTAAACGCTATTTCTGGACGGCATTGTCAGCAGGCAAATCAATTTCGTATTACAATGACGGTTCTGTTCTGGAAACACAATATGAAGTAAATGACGTAAAGTATTTTTCGGATTTGAGTGATGCTAATTTTTTCACCCATAATTTAGAGAATACCGGAAGCACAGAATTAATTTTTATGACTGTTGAATTTTTAAAGGAATTAGATGTTGAAAATATTTAG
- a CDS encoding zinc-binding alcohol dehydrogenase family protein has translation MKAIGFRTSFPVDHEESFIEFESQIPEAKGTDLLVKIQAISVNPVDFKIRQSAAKDTVLADPKVIGWDAVGIVEAIGEKVSLFKVGDTVFYAGDITRSGSNAEYQLVDENIVGFAPKTTTISEAAAMPLTSLTAWEILFDRIRISPEKDKGKSVLIIGGAGGVGSVAIQLAKKIAGLKVIATASRPETINWCKKMGADVVVNHFDLVKEVREAGFENVDFILDFVDTNMYWDVMAELIKPQGHIASITGSSEPVALNKLKNKSVSFSWELMYTRSMFQTADKIEQHHILNRIADLLDEGVVLSTLTTTLKGLTAENLKEAHKLLESGKTIGKIVIEY, from the coding sequence ATGAAAGCAATAGGATTTAGAACGTCTTTCCCGGTAGATCATGAGGAAAGTTTTATTGAATTTGAAAGTCAAATACCGGAAGCGAAGGGAACGGATCTTTTGGTTAAAATACAGGCAATCTCGGTAAATCCGGTGGATTTTAAGATTCGACAAAGTGCAGCAAAAGATACTGTTTTGGCGGATCCTAAAGTGATTGGATGGGATGCCGTTGGTATTGTAGAAGCCATAGGAGAAAAGGTTTCCCTCTTTAAAGTGGGAGATACTGTTTTTTATGCAGGAGATATTACGCGATCAGGTTCTAATGCGGAGTATCAATTGGTAGATGAAAACATTGTTGGATTTGCTCCAAAAACAACCACTATTTCGGAGGCTGCCGCAATGCCGTTAACATCTCTTACTGCCTGGGAAATTCTTTTTGATCGCATTCGGATTAGTCCCGAAAAAGATAAAGGCAAAAGTGTTTTAATCATTGGCGGTGCCGGTGGTGTCGGGTCTGTTGCGATTCAGTTGGCCAAAAAAATAGCAGGCCTTAAAGTAATTGCAACTGCTTCACGACCGGAGACTATTAATTGGTGTAAAAAAATGGGCGCTGATGTTGTAGTGAATCATTTTGATTTAGTGAAAGAGGTACGTGAGGCGGGTTTTGAGAATGTTGATTTTATTCTGGATTTCGTAGATACAAATATGTATTGGGATGTAATGGCTGAACTTATAAAACCGCAAGGGCACATTGCTTCTATTACGGGATCGAGTGAACCGGTTGCGCTAAATAAGCTGAAAAACAAGAGTGTGAGTTTTAGTTGGGAATTGATGTATACAAGATCCATGTTTCAAACTGCAGATAAGATTGAGCAACATCATATTCTGAATCGTATTGCTGATTTATTAGACGAAGGTGTAGTACTATCTACATTAACTACAACGTTAAAAGGATTAACGGCCGAGAATTTAAAGGAGGCTCATAAGTTGCTCGAAAGTGGAAAAACGATTGGGAAAATTGTTATTGAATATTAA
- a CDS encoding VOC family protein, translating into MQLDHVTIRTGDLEATKLFLIGVFDLVEKERPKMIQHIPGFWLFDGNDPIIHVIKSFGNHLDHASETIDHVGFKLENYTAFKKKLERLKIPYSLMDIEELNERRIFFRTPTGVLLEGVFNESV; encoded by the coding sequence ATGCAACTCGACCATGTAACGATAAGAACGGGTGATTTGGAAGCCACTAAATTATTTTTAATTGGTGTTTTTGATCTTGTTGAAAAAGAGCGTCCGAAAATGATACAGCACATACCCGGATTTTGGTTGTTTGATGGAAATGATCCCATTATACATGTGATAAAAAGTTTTGGAAATCATTTGGATCATGCATCAGAGACAATTGATCATGTTGGTTTTAAATTAGAAAACTATACAGCATTTAAGAAAAAACTAGAAAGACTAAAAATTCCTTATTCCTTAATGGATATTGAGGAGCTAAACGAGAGACGCATTTTTTTCAGAACACCGACGGGAGTTCTCTTAGAAGGAGTCTTTAACGAATCGGTTTAG
- a CDS encoding polysaccharide deacetylase family protein — protein MKKYTAIVSLLILMMLLVSCKGAKDSTVLSKSHWPNGAQLVVSVSMQFETGGQPEGAESPFSGNPLPKGQPDLAADSWFRYGAKEGVYRMLDLWKKYDIKVTSHVVGQAAVKYPEVAKAIADQGHEIAAHGMTWDNQWNKNYEEELKFVKDGIDTVEAITGKRGVGYNSNWLRRGPNTLKVLQELGFLYHIDDLSRDEPFITMVNGKKFVVIPYTLRNNDIVNIEGKHWSPDQFLNQLKLEFDQLYKEGTTKRRMMSISFHDRIGGSPAVVNAMEQFIKYTRTKTGVVYMRKDAIARLVQNDPNTPIDNSEEKYNN, from the coding sequence ATGAAAAAATATACAGCAATAGTTAGCTTGTTGATACTAATGATGTTATTGGTATCTTGTAAGGGGGCTAAGGATTCAACAGTGTTATCAAAAAGTCATTGGCCTAATGGTGCTCAGTTGGTGGTATCCGTATCCATGCAATTTGAAACCGGAGGACAACCGGAAGGCGCAGAGAGTCCATTTTCGGGCAATCCATTGCCAAAAGGACAACCTGATTTAGCAGCAGACAGTTGGTTCCGATATGGAGCGAAAGAAGGAGTGTATCGCATGCTTGATTTATGGAAAAAATACGATATTAAGGTCACCTCACATGTAGTTGGACAAGCTGCCGTAAAATATCCGGAGGTAGCAAAAGCAATTGCTGATCAGGGTCATGAAATAGCAGCACACGGCATGACGTGGGACAATCAATGGAATAAGAACTACGAAGAGGAATTAAAGTTTGTAAAAGACGGAATTGATACCGTAGAAGCCATTACAGGAAAAAGAGGAGTGGGGTACAACAGTAACTGGTTAAGAAGAGGTCCAAATACATTAAAAGTACTTCAGGAGTTAGGTTTTTTATACCATATTGATGATTTGAGCCGTGACGAACCTTTTATCACAATGGTGAACGGGAAAAAATTTGTAGTGATTCCGTATACGCTTCGTAACAATGATATCGTAAATATTGAAGGCAAACATTGGAGTCCGGATCAGTTTTTAAATCAGTTAAAATTAGAATTTGATCAACTTTATAAAGAAGGCACAACAAAACGAAGAATGATGTCGATTAGTTTTCATGATCGCATAGGAGGATCACCGGCAGTTGTCAATGCAATGGAGCAATTTATAAAGTATACCAGAACTAAAACAGGTGTTGTTTACATGCGTAAGGATGCTATTGCCAGATTGGTACAAAACGATCCGAATACTCCCATTGATAATTCGGAGGAAAAATACAACAATTAA
- a CDS encoding helix-turn-helix domain-containing protein produces MKRFNSYYSLNVFRLELDRWEFPTHKHNFYELIFVEKGSGYHIVNEVSFSFKEGDVFLLRPEDGHYFTITEQTHFIFVKFTEQLFVEKLEGGKTAKWMEVIKTLLQNVSAVSGSLVNEVQDKKHLGYLLQILLVEFTKTCTYSREVVVELFGAILMIVARSHATSQYGEQCPENIELDRVNQILGYMRLYALDIEKMRIENIASNFAMSSNYISIYVKKHSGVSIQQHIIQTKLKLADQLLKNSRLNINEIASKLGFTDASHFNKIYKKYRGISPGIAYKNSGSSS; encoded by the coding sequence ATGAAGCGTTTTAACAGTTATTATTCTTTAAATGTGTTCCGACTTGAATTAGATCGATGGGAATTTCCTACTCATAAACATAATTTTTATGAATTGATTTTTGTTGAAAAAGGAAGTGGTTATCATATAGTCAATGAGGTATCTTTTAGTTTTAAAGAAGGAGATGTTTTTTTGCTTCGACCCGAAGATGGACATTATTTCACGATCACGGAACAGACACATTTTATATTTGTAAAATTTACAGAGCAACTTTTTGTTGAAAAATTAGAAGGCGGAAAAACAGCAAAGTGGATGGAAGTTATTAAAACGTTGCTGCAAAATGTATCAGCTGTTTCCGGCAGTTTGGTAAATGAAGTTCAGGACAAAAAACATTTGGGTTACTTACTCCAGATTTTGTTAGTTGAATTCACAAAAACGTGTACCTACAGTCGTGAAGTGGTAGTAGAACTTTTTGGGGCGATACTGATGATAGTGGCAAGAAGTCATGCAACATCACAATATGGGGAACAATGTCCCGAGAATATAGAATTGGACAGAGTAAATCAAATTTTGGGGTATATGAGATTGTATGCACTCGATATAGAAAAAATGCGTATCGAAAATATAGCCTCTAATTTTGCAATGTCTTCAAACTATATCAGTATTTATGTAAAGAAACATAGCGGCGTTTCAATTCAGCAACATATTATACAAACGAAACTCAAGTTGGCAGATCAATTGCTAAAAAACAGTCGTCTTAACATCAATGAAATAGCCTCTAAATTAGGCTTTACAGATGCCAGCCACTTCAATAAAATATATAAAAAGTACAGAGGTATAAGCCCCGGAATTGCCTATAAAAACTCAGGATCGTCTTCTTAA
- a CDS encoding LytR/AlgR family response regulator transcription factor — protein sequence MYKVLIIEDEVAAASALEKMLFILEPEFKICAKISSIFESLVFLKDTSVDIVFLDIQLADGDCFELLSKIPQINFSIIFITAYNNHAVKAFKFSAIDYILKPVDPDDLAKAIVKAKERINNRAQIEYFLSNRKKEVPRLTLNVLSETFYVDIEDIIRLEADTAYTKFILKNKIILVSKNMKYYEDLLSEYDFIRVHNSHLVAKNKIISKKLAHVVMSNGDEVPVSVRKRSLFKK from the coding sequence ATGTATAAAGTATTAATTATTGAAGATGAGGTAGCTGCGGCTTCAGCCCTTGAAAAGATGTTATTTATTTTAGAGCCAGAGTTTAAGATTTGTGCTAAGATTTCCAGTATATTCGAAAGTCTTGTTTTCTTGAAAGATACGAGTGTAGATATTGTTTTTCTGGATATTCAGTTGGCTGATGGAGATTGTTTTGAGTTGTTATCAAAAATCCCGCAAATAAATTTTTCAATCATTTTTATTACCGCTTATAATAATCATGCAGTAAAAGCTTTTAAGTTTAGTGCGATTGATTATATTCTTAAACCGGTTGATCCTGATGATCTTGCAAAAGCAATAGTAAAAGCAAAAGAGAGAATTAACAATCGGGCTCAGATTGAGTATTTTTTAAGCAACAGAAAAAAGGAAGTCCCTCGTCTGACTCTTAATGTTTTGTCTGAAACTTTTTATGTTGATATTGAAGATATTATCAGACTGGAAGCGGATACAGCTTATACCAAGTTTATTTTGAAAAATAAAATAATTTTGGTGTCAAAAAACATGAAGTATTATGAAGATCTATTGAGTGAATATGACTTTATAAGAGTTCACAATTCACACTTAGTGGCCAAAAATAAAATAATATCGAAGAAATTAGCCCATGTAGTGATGAGTAATGGCGATGAAGTACCGGTATCTGTAAGAAAGAGATCTTTGTTTAAGAAATGA